In one window of Allorhodopirellula heiligendammensis DNA:
- a CDS encoding non-ribosomal peptide synthetase, with protein MSDIQKRLASLSPAKRALLEKMLLERAGARSSHIVPRPAGCDEQLSDAERRLWFVDQIAKDDPFYNMPLAARLRGPLDRDALQQAVDQLVIRHESLRTTYHLVDGEPQRTIHADMRVRCVWFDISASSDVEAELKRRMRVAGRSPFNLEHGPLLRVTVYRTGNDEHVILLVMHHIISDGWSMIVMLRELTLVYEVARTDLAANASNSPTLPPLSIQYADFAHWQHERMSSDRIESQMDYWRSALADAPGVLDLPTDRARPAIQDFMGATVEFELSLDLTKAINDLAMRLNTTAFAVLMAAEAVLLGRYSRSRDVVLGTASAGRVHPEIEPLIGFFVNTLALRIRLDDAPTFADLIGQVHQRTLEAHEHADVPFERLVEELAPTRDRSFSPIFQSALVMQNLPRDISEKGSLEVSPILVDNGTAKYDLTFFLWKESEQLIGHVEYRSTLFDRATIGRLIDSFRTLLIAATESPETSIDHLPILSHDQCEQVIETFNRTEKAYPAPYLLHELVEFQSARFPDKAAVIHGDQTVSYRELISRADWFAGHLIAMGVERESAVVISLPRSVDLFAAVLGTLKAGGTFVPVDPTLPAARIEQISADTAAVAVVTAEWIAARGHVSSTPVFPHVDPGDRAYVIFTSGSTGRAKGVEIEHRGIVNFIRAQIDRMGLSSDDRFSFGFSPSFDGAISEMFYSLGVGGTSIVLDQATLLVPDALTDILHHQSVSVGKFPPALLSMLDPKKLPNLRTVASAGDKLSGELARRWITGGRRLFNGYGPTEVSVGCSMMPLHENWSSEKPPIGSPMHNMRMYILDEHRQPLPIGATGEIYIGGRGVGRGYLNQPEQTAAVFLKDPFACDASPGESDARMYRTGDLGRWLSNGVVEFVGRADDQVSLRGFRVEPGEIAATLETLDEVRQAVVIERNDSDNPQLVAYIVPQRNGLNQSYAAQLQSEHVTQWRSLFEQTHRLAPPVLDASFNIAGWVSTYTGNPIPADEMRQWTDATVSRIRDLQPRNVLEIGCGTGLLLLRLAAHCDSYVGSDLLESSLENIRGELARRPELSDKVTLHQANADQFDHLAGQTFDCIVLNSVVQYFPSMDYLFRVLDGVLAHLAPGGKIFLGDLRNLRLQSAMAASIEVLHADDTLSVDELQHRIAARIEHEEELLLDPRMFDHLTAWFPRISAAGVMLKDAAVTNELGRFRYDVVLQTDSLDSPPRVENIACDPTRSLSQQFDGEAKHARYTGLLNQRVALDCHLAKLIESLPKATTVAELKVHLETHAQSQFLHEPNDLIADRPPIGTSDRGAINNKNDHPAPERAIATWNDADPAAFDMLVDRGNDITPVLSTITDEASTSPPLDLSVFANNPIGTESSRRFTQHLRDELTTRLPAYMIPSAFVVLDELPRTINGKIDRAALPRPAGRPAWAGHFEAPATPTQQTLVTIWEELLDTRPIGIQDDFFDLGGHSMLAVRMTSEVERLMGKRLPLVALFQNATIAHLSALIDQDELAALGSTLIPLRMSEHTAPRELNESLPPLFCIHPAGGTVFCYLEMAQHLASGRPVYGVQANGIDGNQPPHETLAEMAAHYARVIREVHPEGTVHVTGWSLGGNIAFEVARQLDLRGTPVGVIALLDSGLLSPEDDFREEDFLPLLSALFPGAMNLDLEEIRQQSQADQLQFFVERASQAGIVPDELNDIVATKNAPDAAHVFGVFQSNVKAVHDYVAEPFAGDVHLFRPRDQGKTNNLFDDPLLGWREVTRETFVHEVPGDHAHMLQSPAAEAVAQQLDELMSKNETESVCESNPVLQRLTN; from the coding sequence ATGTCCGATATCCAGAAACGGCTAGCCTCGCTCTCGCCGGCAAAGCGGGCATTGCTTGAGAAAATGCTGCTCGAGCGCGCGGGGGCACGGAGCTCCCACATCGTTCCACGTCCGGCTGGATGTGACGAGCAACTTTCCGATGCCGAGCGTCGATTGTGGTTCGTTGATCAAATTGCCAAGGATGATCCATTCTACAATATGCCGCTCGCAGCCCGACTGCGCGGTCCGCTCGATCGTGATGCGCTGCAGCAGGCTGTTGATCAATTGGTCATCCGGCACGAGTCGCTGCGTACAACGTACCACCTCGTCGATGGCGAGCCACAGCGAACCATCCATGCTGACATGCGTGTTCGCTGCGTTTGGTTTGACATATCGGCCAGTTCAGATGTTGAGGCTGAGCTGAAACGACGCATGCGCGTGGCAGGTCGCTCACCCTTTAACCTTGAGCACGGACCATTACTGCGCGTCACCGTTTACCGGACCGGCAATGACGAACACGTTATACTGCTCGTCATGCATCATATTATCTCCGACGGTTGGTCGATGATTGTGATGCTGCGTGAGCTCACGCTTGTTTACGAAGTGGCCCGAACCGACCTAGCAGCCAACGCATCAAATTCGCCAACGCTCCCGCCATTGTCGATTCAATACGCCGATTTCGCCCATTGGCAACACGAGCGGATGTCGAGCGACCGCATCGAGTCTCAAATGGATTATTGGCGATCGGCACTCGCGGACGCTCCCGGTGTGCTCGATCTGCCGACGGACCGAGCACGTCCGGCGATCCAGGATTTCATGGGGGCAACGGTCGAATTTGAATTGTCGCTCGACCTGACCAAGGCAATCAATGATCTCGCGATGCGACTCAATACAACGGCGTTCGCCGTGCTGATGGCCGCTGAGGCTGTCCTCCTCGGTCGGTATTCCCGCAGCCGAGATGTGGTGCTCGGTACTGCGTCGGCTGGACGGGTGCATCCCGAGATCGAGCCGCTCATCGGTTTCTTCGTCAATACTTTGGCGCTGCGAATTCGTTTGGATGATGCCCCCACTTTCGCTGACCTCATTGGGCAGGTTCATCAGCGAACACTAGAGGCTCACGAGCACGCTGACGTCCCGTTTGAACGACTTGTCGAGGAACTCGCGCCGACGCGTGACCGTAGCTTTTCACCGATTTTTCAATCGGCACTGGTGATGCAGAATTTGCCCCGCGACATCAGCGAGAAAGGCAGTTTGGAGGTGTCACCCATTCTCGTTGATAACGGAACTGCTAAGTATGATTTGACATTCTTCCTATGGAAGGAATCCGAGCAGTTGATCGGCCATGTTGAGTATCGATCGACGCTGTTCGATCGGGCAACCATTGGGCGTTTGATCGATTCATTTCGTACGTTATTGATCGCGGCAACCGAGTCCCCGGAGACCTCGATCGACCACTTGCCGATCCTCTCACACGACCAATGCGAACAAGTCATTGAGACCTTCAATAGGACGGAAAAAGCCTATCCAGCACCCTACCTATTGCACGAATTGGTCGAATTTCAGTCAGCGAGGTTTCCCGATAAGGCTGCGGTGATCCATGGCGATCAGACCGTCAGCTATCGTGAATTGATCTCGCGCGCTGATTGGTTTGCTGGGCACCTGATAGCGATGGGAGTTGAGCGTGAATCGGCCGTGGTTATTTCTTTGCCACGATCGGTGGACCTGTTTGCTGCCGTCCTGGGAACGCTCAAAGCGGGAGGCACGTTCGTTCCGGTTGATCCTACTCTGCCCGCGGCACGCATCGAGCAAATCTCTGCTGATACCGCTGCAGTCGCCGTGGTGACTGCGGAATGGATTGCCGCTCGCGGTCACGTGTCGAGCACTCCGGTGTTTCCACATGTCGACCCAGGTGACCGCGCGTACGTCATTTTTACCTCCGGATCCACCGGGCGTGCCAAGGGCGTCGAGATTGAGCATCGCGGTATCGTCAATTTCATTCGCGCCCAGATCGATCGCATGGGGCTTTCTTCGGACGATCGATTTAGCTTCGGATTCTCTCCTTCCTTTGATGGGGCGATCTCGGAAATGTTCTACTCCCTCGGTGTGGGTGGGACGAGTATTGTGCTGGATCAGGCAACGCTGCTGGTGCCAGATGCACTGACGGATATTCTTCATCATCAGAGCGTTAGTGTGGGCAAGTTCCCACCCGCTTTGCTCTCGATGCTCGATCCCAAGAAATTGCCCAATTTGCGCACAGTGGCCTCGGCGGGGGACAAACTCAGTGGAGAGCTCGCTCGCCGCTGGATCACTGGGGGCCGGCGCCTCTTCAATGGCTATGGACCGACCGAGGTCTCCGTGGGCTGCTCGATGATGCCGCTGCATGAAAATTGGTCGAGTGAGAAGCCACCGATCGGCAGCCCGATGCATAACATGCGCATGTACATCCTGGATGAACATCGCCAACCGTTGCCGATCGGTGCTACGGGTGAAATCTACATCGGCGGACGCGGTGTTGGCCGAGGCTACTTAAATCAGCCCGAACAGACCGCTGCGGTGTTCCTGAAGGATCCCTTTGCTTGTGATGCCAGTCCTGGTGAATCGGACGCCCGCATGTACCGCACCGGCGACCTGGGACGGTGGTTGTCAAACGGCGTGGTTGAGTTTGTCGGTCGAGCGGATGATCAAGTCAGTCTGCGGGGCTTCCGCGTTGAGCCTGGAGAAATCGCAGCGACCCTCGAGACGCTCGATGAAGTTCGGCAAGCCGTGGTGATCGAGCGAAATGATAGCGACAACCCGCAGCTAGTTGCCTATATTGTCCCACAACGAAACGGATTGAATCAGTCTTACGCTGCACAACTGCAGTCGGAGCATGTCACGCAGTGGCGGAGCCTGTTCGAGCAGACACACCGACTGGCACCACCCGTACTCGACGCATCGTTCAACATCGCTGGTTGGGTCAGCACGTACACCGGCAATCCGATTCCGGCCGACGAGATGCGACAGTGGACAGACGCAACCGTCTCGAGGATCCGTGACCTGCAACCACGCAATGTACTGGAAATCGGCTGCGGCACCGGACTGCTGCTCCTGAGACTCGCCGCGCATTGCGATAGCTATGTGGGGTCGGACCTGCTGGAGTCATCGCTTGAGAACATTCGCGGGGAACTTGCCCGCCGGCCTGAATTGAGCGACAAAGTCACGTTGCATCAAGCTAATGCGGACCAATTTGATCATCTTGCTGGTCAAACTTTCGACTGCATCGTTCTGAACTCAGTCGTCCAGTACTTCCCCAGTATGGACTACTTGTTTCGTGTGCTCGACGGCGTGCTCGCCCACTTAGCACCTGGTGGCAAGATTTTTCTGGGCGACTTGCGCAATCTGCGGCTGCAGTCCGCGATGGCTGCATCGATCGAAGTGCTTCACGCCGATGACACGCTGTCGGTAGACGAACTCCAGCATCGAATCGCTGCCAGGATTGAGCATGAGGAAGAGTTGTTGCTCGATCCACGCATGTTCGATCATTTGACAGCATGGTTTCCCCGGATCTCTGCCGCAGGAGTCATGTTGAAAGACGCGGCTGTGACGAACGAACTCGGTCGTTTTCGCTACGACGTCGTGTTGCAGACCGATTCGCTTGACTCTCCACCGAGGGTGGAAAACATCGCTTGCGATCCGACTCGAAGTCTGTCGCAGCAATTTGATGGTGAAGCCAAACATGCCCGCTACACCGGCCTCCTCAACCAACGTGTGGCGCTTGATTGCCATTTAGCGAAACTGATCGAGTCGCTTCCCAAGGCAACGACTGTTGCCGAGCTGAAGGTACATTTGGAGACGCACGCTCAATCGCAATTTTTACACGAACCCAACGATTTGATCGCTGATCGTCCTCCGATTGGAACGAGCGATCGCGGTGCGATCAACAACAAGAATGATCACCCCGCTCCTGAGCGTGCCATCGCAACTTGGAATGACGCTGACCCCGCCGCATTTGACATGCTCGTTGACCGTGGTAACGACATCACGCCGGTGTTGTCGACGATCACCGACGAGGCGTCGACCTCCCCGCCACTCGATCTTAGCGTGTTTGCCAACAACCCGATCGGTACCGAATCGTCGCGCCGGTTCACCCAACACCTCCGCGATGAGTTGACCACGCGGTTACCGGCCTACATGATCCCTTCCGCATTCGTCGTTCTCGACGAACTACCGCGGACGATCAATGGGAAAATCGATCGGGCTGCACTGCCGCGTCCCGCTGGTCGACCGGCATGGGCGGGACACTTTGAGGCTCCCGCGACACCGACTCAGCAGACGCTGGTGACGATTTGGGAAGAGTTACTCGACACGCGCCCGATCGGCATTCAAGATGACTTTTTTGATCTCGGCGGTCATTCCATGTTGGCTGTGCGGATGACTAGTGAAGTCGAGCGTTTGATGGGCAAACGTTTGCCGCTGGTGGCGTTATTTCAGAATGCGACCATCGCCCATCTATCCGCACTTATCGATCAGGATGAATTGGCAGCGTTAGGATCGACACTCATTCCGCTGAGAATGAGCGAGCATACGGCTCCGCGTGAGCTCAATGAATCCTTGCCGCCACTGTTCTGTATTCATCCAGCGGGCGGGACCGTGTTTTGCTATTTGGAAATGGCCCAGCACCTCGCTTCGGGAAGACCCGTCTACGGAGTCCAGGCTAACGGGATCGACGGCAATCAGCCGCCCCATGAGACGCTCGCAGAAATGGCCGCCCACTATGCCCGCGTGATCCGAGAGGTTCATCCCGAAGGCACCGTGCATGTCACGGGCTGGTCCTTGGGTGGCAATATCGCGTTTGAAGTCGCCCGACAACTTGACTTGCGAGGAACGCCGGTGGGTGTGATTGCGTTGCTCGATTCAGGGCTCTTGTCACCTGAGGACGATTTCCGCGAAGAAGACTTTTTACCTTTATTGTCAGCGTTGTTTCCCGGAGCGATGAATTTGGACCTGGAGGAAATTCGCCAGCAGAGCCAGGCTGATCAACTTCAATTCTTCGTCGAGCGAGCTTCGCAGGCAGGGATCGTTCCCGACGAATTGAATGATATTGTCGCCACCAAGAACGCTCCGGACGCCGCGCACGTGTTCGGTGTGTTCCAGTCCAACGTCAAAGCCGTCCACGACTATGTAGCCGAGCCATTCGCTGGCGATGTTCATCTGTTTCGACCGCGCGATCAAGGCAAGACCAACAACCTGTTTGATGATCCATTGTTGGGATGGCGTGAAGTCACACGAGAAACCTTTGTTCATGAAGTTCCCGGTGACCACGCTCACATGCTGCAATC